In one Cryptococcus deuterogattii R265 chromosome 11, complete sequence genomic region, the following are encoded:
- a CDS encoding glutamate dehydrogenase (NADP+): MSNYPSEPEFQQAVAEITQTLEPFLAKNPEYRRALDVVQIPERVLQFRVTWERDDGTLAVNRGYRVQFNSALGPYKGGLRLHPTVNLSILKFLGFEQIFKNALTGLMMGGGKGGSDFDPKGKTDSEIRRFCYAFMQELSRHIGTDTDVPAGDIGTGGREIGFMFGAYKKYRNENAGILTGKGADWGGSHIRPEATGYGLVYYVTEMLRDLDNTDWRGKRVLISGAGNVAQYAALKVLELGGTVLSLSDSTGALIATGNEGFTAEEIMKIADIKLQRKSLTAFATGSKFQWHEGKRPWTLVSQADVALPSASQNELNEEEAKALIRAGVRYVAEGSNMGCTLDAIKVFEQSRTAAKNASDAGVCFYAPGKAANCGGVAVSGLEMAQNSQRLKWAHEEVDAKLKAIMINCYQTCWETGKQYAEAGVVPSLVAGANIAGFVKVANAMREQGDWW; this comes from the exons ATGTCCAACTACCCCTCTGAGCCCGAATTCCAACAG GCCGTCGCCGAGATCACTCAAACTCTCGAGCCT TTCCTTGCCAAAAACCCTGAGTACCGACGAGCCCTTGATGTAGTTCAGATCCCCGAACGAGTTCTCCAATTCCGAGTTACATGGGAGCGTGATGATGGTACCCTCGCCGTCAACAGGGGTTACCGAGTCCAA TTCAACTCTGCTCTCGGTCCTTACAAGGGTGGTCTTCGTCTCCACCCCACTGTCAACCTCTCTATCCTTAAGTT CCTTGGGTTTGAGCAAATTTTCAAAAATGCTCTTACCGGTCTGATGATGGGCGGTGGTAAAGGTGGTTCCGACTTCGACCCCAAGGGCAAGACCGACAGCGAGATCCGAAGATTCTGCTACGCCTTCATGCAGGAGCTCTCTCGACACATCGGTACCGACACTGATGTCCCTGCTGGTGACATTGGTACTGGTGGACGTGAAATTGGCTTCATGTTCGGTGCCTACAAGAAGTACAGGAACGAGAACGCTGGTATCCTTACCGGTAAGGGTGCCGACTGGGGAGGATCTCACATCCGTCCCGAGGCCACTGG TTACGGTCTCGTCTACTACGTTACTGAAATGCTCCGTGACCTCGACAACACCGACTGGAGGGGCAAGCGAGTCCTTATTTCCGGTGCCGGTAACGTTGCCCAATACGCTGCTCTCAAGGTTCTTGAGCTCGGTGGTACcgtcctttctctctccgaCTCTACTGGTGCTCTCATCGCCACTGGTAATGAGGGCTTCACTGCTGAGGAGATCATGAAGATTGCCGACATCAAGCTCCAGCGAAAGAGTTTGACTGCCTTCGCCACTGGCTCTAAATTCCAATGGCACGAGGGCAAGAGGCCCTGGACTCTTGTCAGCCAGGCCGACGTCGCTCtcccttctgcttctcaaaACGAGCTTaacgaagaggaggctAAGGCCCTCATCAGGGCCGGTGTCCGATACGTAGCTGAAGGCTCCAACAT GGGCTGCACTCTTGACGCTATCAAGGTCTTCGAGCAGTCCCGAACTGCCGCCAAGAACGCCTCCGACGCCGGTGTCTGCTTCTACGCTCCAGGTAAGGCTGCCAACTGTGGTGGTGTTGCCGTCTCCGGTCTTGAAATGGCCCAGAACTCCCAGCGT CTCAAGTGGGCTCACGAGGAAGTTGACGCTAAGCTCAAGGCCATCATGATCAACTGCTACCAGACTTGTTGGGAGACTGGCAAGCAATACGCTGAAGCTGGTGTTGTTCCTTCTTTGGTCGCCGGTGCCAACATCGCTGGTTTCGTCAAGGTTGCCAACGCCATGCGCGAGCAGGGTGACTGGTGGTAA
- a CDS encoding ATP-binding cassette transporter, with protein MVVQGFAQSIFSAVSESLVEVAKNKNRNPPPPLILRHNLFFLPLFVAISALVLLLSWIVPKAYNSIRTRLCRQSYEPLLINDEELNVETEAVEVTLTPPFMPSGGLLADFKAHVRSMKEYGSVLFGLEVLRTLCLCALLGLSIYATILAESPEEHQTVLEDGTIEDMAKHWGKKKHKKKKGKHSKSTVDDYSSLEWGEFGVSGFYVYTLVFSLLLLTLRPATRLRRHIITHLDSLLLLAFAVYAYRDIWPLFTFNLDPEDINTPVTWARVVLLTVSAVLIPLVRPRTYVPVDPEHPSPPGEIHPEQTSPLLFYLFFEYMTGLVWKAWKTPALPYEDLHPLADYDRAEYLYKQHMDKLDPVRRKEKGLKPRNLVLSLASVFKKEIVMVCLMSAMSAIFELSGSVGINQLLDYLEKDGKGHSLRPIVWIIFLFLGPTFGSLTMQFYIFTTTRSLVRSEALLTQLLFDHALRLRMKDQLDDDQEKEVDDMVNGEGSAPLITVQNVEEVIDHAPGAPEEFRDRSDNETEEESIAHGSAKRKSAPLSTDATEVGSVSGSNKDAAVDRKAAADEEARKSKGQGLAGKINVLMAADIESVIEGRDLALIFVYTPVQFVLCVVLLYRILSWSSLIGMLTMFITLPLPGLLTKLNAQFQQKRMIATDSRIDTITESINALRIIKMFGWEERIKERVAAKREEELTLIWQRRLMNLFTTLLNTVLPVLTMTVTFAVYTTIQKQQLTAAKVFTSMTVFELVKGQLGMCFYLINSVVTAWVSVRRLDKFLHESEMIDEYSEGKLATIKPSEQLEAEQEGLIRIHDATFTWGSQPDASGEVPFKLKIEDTTFKKGKINLITGPTGSGKSSLLKALIGELHFEQKQSAFYHLPREDGVSYAAQESWCTSDSVRDNILFGEPFEESRYWKVVSACGLEPDLKLFDDGDLTEVGEKGITLSGGQKARLTLARAIYSKTAIVLLDDIFSALDTLTSRWIIDNLLNGDLVKDRTILLITHHIHLAAPVADFIITLNEDGSVRSQGSINEGALDEGELQEAEEVEEQEIKEAEQGEKKVEEKPTTKLIQAEEKGEGRISRKALFAFFRTFGGPIFWFLYFGLLVGGQAMSSFETYWLGRWARAYDQAEDPTNVSVTFYLGLYFVFVLIGLVQLAASAILFYMGAVKASREIHKRLVDTIFGAYMRFLDSTPVGRIISRFTKDMKSVDGSFTETFANVADVTVGLALKIIVVVSLVPLFSLPAIFIGCLGGILGEMYIHGQLSVKREMSNAKSPLFSHFSAAFNGIVSIRAYGAQQKFRVEAQRRADKYTRAATAYNLNRWVTIRLDMLGGLFAASLAAFLVYGPRLDASTSGFALSQAISFSSMILWWVRMVNEMEVQGNSVERIQDYLVIPQEPAFEESKQPPAAWPTSGEIVLDHLCAKYSDDGPTVLDDLELTIKTGEKVGIVGRTGSGKSTLALALLRMLPTTGKVLIDGVDTEKINLHALRSNVTIIPQDPILLSGSLRFNLDPFGEHDDYELNDALQQSGLGATRQPSDVGTITPQRLPLDTQISAGGGNLSQGQRQLVALARALVRNSKVLILDEATASVDFDTDILIQKSIRDLPSSCTVLTVAHRLSTIMDYDRVLVLGAGKVLEFDAPETLKKNSDSYFGKLCQAMEGNNSDEH; from the exons ATGGTCGTGCAAGGTTTTGCACAGTCTATCTTCTCAGCTGTATCAGAGTCTTTGGTTGAGGTTGCAAAAAACAAGAACAGAAATCC CCCACCACCTTTGATCTTGCGCCATAATTTAtttttcctccctctctttgTGGCAATCTCAGCACTTGtactccttctttcttggATTGTCCCTAAAGCGTACAATTCTATTCGCACAAGACTCTGCAGGCAATCTTATGAACCTCTGCTCAtcaatgatgaagagctaAATGTCGAAACCGAAGCCGTGGAAGTGACTCTCACTCCCCCCTTTATGCCTTCCGGCGGTCTCCTTGCCGACTTCAAAGCGCACGTTAGATCTATGAAAGAGTATGGTTCTGTCCTGTTCGGCCTGGAGGTTTTGCGAACCTTATGTCTGTGTGCCCTTTTGGGCCTCAGTATATATGCCACAATTTTGGCCGAATCACCGGAGGAACATCAAACTgtgttggaagatgggacCATCGAAGATATGGCCAAGCACtggggcaagaagaagcacaagaaaaagaagggaaaacaCTCCAAGTCTACTGTAGATGATTATTCCAGcttggaatggggagaatTTGGCGTTTCCGGATTTTAC GTCTATActcttgtcttctctttACTTCTGCTAACCCTACGTCCGGCAACCCGTCTGCGGAGACATATCATTACCCACCTtgattctcttctcttgcttgcTTTCGCTGTGTACGCCTACCGTGACATTTGGccactcttcaccttcaatCTCGACCCTGAGGACATTAACACTCCTGTTACTTGGGCTCGTGTTGTTCTTCTCACGGTGTCGGCAGTGCTCATCCCTCTTGTGCGACCGAGAACTTATGTCCCTGTTGATCCCGAACACCCTTCGCCCCCCGGAGAGATCCATCCTGAACAGACTTCCCCCTTGCTATTCTACTTGTTCTTTGAATACATGACAGGACTGGTCTGGAAAGCTTGGAAAACACCGGCGCTCCCTTATGAGGATTTGCACCCTTTGGCTGATTATGATCGAGCGGAGTATCTGTACAAG CAACATATGGATAAGCTTGATCCTGTTCGacgaaaggaaaaaggtcTCAAACCTCGAAACCTAGTTCTCAGTCTGGCATCAGTGTTTAAAAAGGAAATCGTGATGGTTTGTCTCATGTCAGCCATGTCTGCAATCTTTGAACTTTCTGGCTCTGTTGGTATCAACCAGTTGCTTGATTACTTGGAAAAGGACGGCAAAGGTCATAGTCTTCGTCCAATCGTTTGGatcattttcctcttcctcgggCCCACCTTCGGCTCTCTTACCATGCAATTCTacatcttcaccaccacTAGGTCGCTCGTGCGGAGCGAAGCTCTTCTTACCCAATTACTCTTCGATCATGCCCTCCGACTGAGGATGAAAGACCAGTTGGATGACGACcaggagaaagaggtggatgaCATGGTAAACGGCGAAGGATCAGCCCCGTTGATCACGGTGCAAaatgtggaagaggttATTGATCATGCTCCTGGGGCTCCTGAAGAGTTCCGGGATAGGTCCGATAACGAgacggaggaggaaagTATCGCGCACGGTAGCGCTAAGCGAAAATCGGCTCCTCTGTCCACTGATGCTACAGAAGTTGGTAGTGTCAGCGGTTCTAATAAGGACGCCGCTGTCGATAGAAAAGCTGCTGCCGATGAAgaggcgaggaagagcaagggtCAAGGGTTGGCGGGAAAGATCAATGTGCTAATGGCTGCGGACATCGAGTCAGTCATTGAAG GCCGCGACCTTGCCTTAATCTTCGTTTACACCCCTGTTCAGTTTGTCCTTTGTGTCGTCCTGCTCTATCGCATCCTTAGCTGGA GTTCTCTCATTGGGATGTTGACGATGTTCatcactcttcctcttcctggcCTTCTTACGAAACTCAATGCTCAATTTCAGCAAAAGCGAATGATCGCGACTGATTCACGTATCGATACGATTACTGAGTCTATCAACGCTTTGAGAATTATCAAGATGTTCgggtgggaagaaagaatcaAGGAACGTGTCGCAGCcaagagggaggaagaattgaCCTTGATATGGCAAAGGCGATTGATGAACCT TTTTACCACCCTTTTGAATACTGTGTTGCCTGTCCTTACCATGACTGTTACCTTTGCCGTTTATACCACTAttcagaagcagcagctgaCAGCTGCGAAAG TGTTTACTAGTATGACGGTATTCGAACTGGTAAAGGGTCAATTGGGAATG TGCTTCTATCTCATCAACTCTGTCGTCACAGCTTGGGTATCTGTTCGCCGCTTAGACAAATTCCTACATGAG AGTGAGATGATTGATGAATACTCTGAGGGCAAGCTGGCGACCATCAAGCCTTCGGAGCAATTAGAAGCGGAGCAAGAAGGGCTGATCCGAATTCACGACGCTACGTTCACTTGGGGTAGTCAACCCGATGCCTCCGGCGAGGTTCCTTTCAAAttgaagattgaagatACGACTttcaagaagggcaagatcAATTTGATCACTGGACCTACAGGCAGTGGCAAGAGCTCATTATTGAAG GCTTTAATCGGAGAACTTCATTTCGAACAGAAGCAAAGCGCCTTTTACCATCTTCCACGTGAGGATGGAGTGTCTTACGCCGCCCAGGAGAGCTGGTGTACCTCTGACTCTGTCCGGGACAATATCCTTTTTGGTGAACCTTTTGAGGAATCTAGGTACTGGAAAGTTGTCAGTGCTTGTGGTCTTGAGCCTGATCTGAAGCTTTTCGATGACGGCGACCTTACGGAAGTTGGCGAGAAAGGCATTACTCTCAGTGGTGGTCAAAAGGCGAGGCTCACATTGGCCAGGGCTATTTATTCCAAGACTGCAATCGTCCTACTTGATG ACATTTTCTCTGCACTAGACACGCTTACTTCTAGGTGGATCATCGATAATCTTCTGAATGGCGACCTCGTTAAGGACAGGACTATCTTGCTTATC ACTCATCATATTCATCTTGCCGCTCCGGTGGCTGACTTCATCATCACGCTTAACGAAGATGGCAGTGTTCGCAGTCAGGGCTCTATCAACGAGGGTGCTCTTGACGAAGGTGAACTTCAAGAAGCCGAGGAGGTCGAGGAACAGGAGATCAAAGAGGCCGagcaaggagagaagaaagtcGAGGAGAAGCCTACCACTAAGCTTATTCAGGCTGAAGAAAAGGGCGAGGGAAGAATTTCCCGGAAAGCATTATTCGCATTCTTCAG AACATTCGGTGGCCCCATCTTCTGGTTCCTTTACTTTGGTCTTCTTGTTGGCGGTCAAGCCATGTCGTCCTTTGAAACATACTGGCTGGGTCGCTGGGCTCGAGCTTACGATCAGGCAGAGGATCCCACAAACGTCTCTGTGACCTTTTACCTGGGCTTGTACTTTgtcttcgtcctcatcgGCCTCGTGCAGCTTGCAGCTTCGGCGATTCTTTTCTACATGGGTGCCGTGAAAGCGTCGCGAGAGATTCACAAGCGTTTGGTGGACACAATCTTTGGTGCCTATATGAGGTTTTTGGATTCCACGCCTGTTGGAAGGATTATTAGTCGATTCACCAAGGATATGAAGTCCGTTGACGGTTCTTTCACCGAA ACCTTTGCGAACGTTGCCGACGTGACTGTTGGATTGGCACTGAAGATCATTGTTGTCGTTTCGCTTGTCCcgcttttctctcttcccgccATC TTCATTGGTTGTCTGGGTGGCATTTTGGGTGAGATGTACATTCATGGGCAACTCAGCGTGAAG CGAGAGATGTCTAATGCCAAGAGCCCCTTGTTCTCACATTTCTCTGCTGCCTTCAATGGTATTGTGTCCATCAGAGCTTACGGAGCCCAGCAGAAATTCAGAGTGGAAGCCCAGAGGAGGGCTGACAAGTACACTAGAGCAGCAACTGC CTACAACCTTAATCGTTGGGTAACCATTCGACTTGACATGCTTGGCGGCTTGTTTGCTGCTTCGCTCGCTGCCTTCTTGGTATACGGTCCCAGGCTCGATGCTTCTACCTCTGGCTTCGCTCTTTCTCAGGCTatttcattctcatccatGATTCTT TGGTGGGTCAGAATGGTCAACGAGATGGAAGTCCAAGGAAACTCTGTCGAG CGTATCCAAGACTATTTGGTTATCCCTCAAGAACCCGCTTTTGAAGAGTCCAAGCAACCTCCTGCGGCTTGGCCTACATCCGGAGAGATTGTTCTCGATCACCTTTGTGCCAAATACTCTGACGATGGACCGACTGTCCTTGACGACCTTGAGCTTACGATCAAAACCGGTGAGAAGGTTGGCATCGTGGGAAGAACTGGTAGCGGCAAGTCGACCCTTGCCTTGGCTTTGTTGAGAATGTTGCCCACTACTGGAAAGGTTTTGATCGATGGAGTTGACACGGAAAAGATCAATTTGCATGCGTTGAGGTCAAATGTGACCATTATCCCTCAAGATCCT ATCCTGCTTTCAGGCAGCCTACGCTTCAATCTCGATCCCTTTGGCGAACATGACGATTATGAGCTTAACGATGCCCTTCAACAATCTGGCCTTGGTGCTACCCGCCAACCTAGTGATGTTGGTACCATTACACCTCAGCGATTACCCCTCGATACCCAGATTTCCGCTGGCGGTGGTAACTTGAGTCAAGGTCAGAGGCAGCTTGTGGCATTGGCGAGAGCTTTGGTAAGGAATAGTAAGGTCCTCATTCTTGACGAG GCGACGGCCTCCGTTGACTTTGACACGGACATACTAATTCAAAAATCTATTCGCGACCTGCCTTCCTCGTGCACTGTCCTTACAGTAGCCCACCGACTTTCAACCATTATGGACTACGACCGAGTCCTTGTCTTAGGAGCCGGAAAGGTGTTGGAATTTGACGCGCCCGAAACACTGAAAAAGAATAGCGATAGCTATTTTGGAAAGTTGTGTCAGGCGATGGAAGGGAACAATAGCGACGAACATTGA
- a CDS encoding uncharacterized protein (genome sequence mistake) yields MFEEDFERCFICQGPSKGLYCSSMCRQKDQGSFSPRVNPDHGSVHITSQLPPALSPHVRPTNTTSLSPKSSGQPWPTSIGTSSGSSSANSSPLHSPQTNHADFDSPQKGFFNLPPPAYPVTQFGAPSSAVPMKIPALLPRASPIFGAIGTPGSQGSTVYPHGASVDTLRFGRRPGAVNSVTSPNALLPRCACGLPANHHKIRASSKDRADLVDSGFSRLSLGPSVVAREEPISRSLRIVSDSAIPPFTLSPKATPQIITSTLNQSGPFHTEQSSPVAPNNLLSRSRSDPIPPSPKVGKRAIAPVPVVSTIVSTRRQSSHEPEHRTNILEISNIDSPRRGRSRKAKAPWR; encoded by the exons ATGTTCGAGGAAGATTTTGAGAGGTGCTTCATCTGCCAGGGGCCATCCAAAGG ACTCTACTGTTCCTCAATGTGTCGGCAAAAGGACCAGGGATCTTTTTCACCCCGGGTTAATCCTGACCACGGATCAGTACACATAACCTCGCAGCTTCCACCTGCCCTTAGCCCACACGTTCGTCCCACAAATAccacctctctctccccaaAAAGCTCTGGACAACCTTGGCCAACGAGTATTGGGACTTCTTCCGGCTCATCCTCTGCGAATTCTTCCCCTCTACACTCACCGCAAACAAATCATGCGGATTTTGATTCTCCCCAAAAAGGTTTTTTCAACCTGCCTCCACCCGCGTATCCAGTTACGCAGTTCGGAgcaccatcttctgctgTGCCTATGAAGATTCCGGCGCTTCTACCCAGAGCTTCGCCCATTTTTGGTGCCATTGGCACACCGGGTTCTCAGGGATCAACGGTTTACCCTCATGGTGCTTCAGTAGATACTCTGCGATTCGGCCGAAGGCCAGGGGCAGTCAACAGTGTTACTTCTCCCAAtgccctccttcctcgttGCGCATGTGGCTTGCCAGCAAACCACCACAAGATACGGGCTTCGAGTAAGGACCGCGCAGATCTTGTTGACTCCGGGTTCTCCCGTCTTAGCCTAGGACCTTCTGTAGTGGCTCGAGAAGAGCCCATCAGCAGGTCACTACGGATCGTCTCTGACTCTGCCATTCCACCTTTCACACTTTCCCCCAAGGCGACGCCTCAGATTATCACTTCGACTCTCAACCAGTCAGGTCCTTTCCACACTGAACAATCTTCCCCTGTCGCCCCGAATAATCTCCTCTCGCGTTCCCGATCTGATCCtattcctccttcacccaAGGTTGGAAAGCGCGCAATAGCGCCTGTCCCAGTGGTTTCTACCATTGTTTCCACCCGACGCCAGTCTTCTCATGAACCTGAGCATCGAACGAACATCCTGGAAATCTCCAATATTGATTCACCTCGACGGGGAAGGAGTAGAAAGGCAAAAGCAccatggagatga